In Sphingopyxis sp. 113P3, one DNA window encodes the following:
- a CDS encoding universal stress protein, protein MSDQPPAQPKVILLATDLGCQSDRALDRAVALAGEWNARLIAATIVEPDAAQMLEPKGRRRITTPLERARRTLESHLAASGGSAEILVTTGDPAAELQSIAMKESCDLVVVGGGRNDMLGGLLLGGTAKRLIRTLSVPLLVVHDRPAGPYGNIVVATDRSPGAREALLASASFFPRARLTLFHAHDVPSAAAPAHSETDYDLRSHMLAEVLADPRVSDDLATRLDLVVETGAVERLISEFAEDHFADLTVVGSHGHGILFEAIIGSTERKLLETHSGDLLIVGSADK, encoded by the coding sequence ATGAGCGATCAGCCCCCGGCACAGCCGAAAGTCATTCTTCTCGCCACCGACCTTGGTTGCCAAAGCGACCGAGCGCTCGACCGCGCGGTCGCGCTGGCGGGCGAATGGAACGCCCGTTTGATCGCGGCGACCATCGTCGAGCCGGACGCCGCGCAGATGCTCGAGCCAAAGGGACGAAGACGCATCACGACGCCGCTCGAGCGCGCGCGCCGGACGCTGGAGTCGCACCTGGCAGCGAGCGGCGGCTCGGCGGAGATCCTCGTAACGACCGGCGATCCAGCCGCCGAACTTCAGTCGATCGCGATGAAGGAAAGCTGCGACCTGGTCGTTGTGGGTGGCGGCCGGAATGACATGCTCGGCGGTCTCCTGCTCGGGGGGACCGCAAAGCGGTTGATCCGGACTCTTTCGGTTCCCCTTCTGGTCGTGCACGATCGTCCCGCCGGTCCTTACGGCAACATCGTCGTTGCAACCGATCGTTCGCCGGGAGCGCGAGAGGCGCTGCTTGCCTCGGCAAGCTTTTTCCCCCGCGCGCGCCTTACGCTGTTCCATGCCCACGATGTTCCGTCTGCGGCAGCCCCCGCGCACTCCGAAACCGATTATGATCTGCGCTCGCACATGCTCGCCGAGGTCCTCGCAGACCCGCGCGTAAGCGACGATCTTGCAACGCGCCTTGATCTCGTGGTCGAGACCGGCGCTGTCGAACGCCTGATCAGTGAATTTGCCGAAGACCATTTCGCGGACCTCACGGTCGTTGGAAGCCATGGCCACGGCATCCTCTTTGAAGCAATCATCGGCAGCACCGAAAGGAAGTTGCTCGAAACCCATTCGGGCGACCTTCTGATCGTCGGCAGCGCTGACAAATAG
- a CDS encoding monovalent cation/H+ antiporter subunit A, with product MNDPRYLLAVVSLPFLGSIIAAALPQAGRNWASALAGTIALAGVGLLATFYPAIAGGEIVRLEAAWLPSLGLQFTLRLDGFTWLFALLVLSMGALVILYARYYMSPKDPVPRFFAFLQAFMGAMLGIVLSGNLIQLAFFWELTSLFSFLLIGYWHHNQAARDGARMALIVTSLGGVCMLIGFLLLGRITGSYDVDTVLAAGSTIRAHGAYLPVLILILLGAFTKSAQVPFHFWLPHAMAAPTPVSAYLHSATMVKAGIFLLILLWPVLSGTESWYLIVTTAGLATLLVGAWSAIFQQDLKGLLAYSTISHLGLITLLLGLGSPLAAVAAIFHTLNHATFKASLFMAAGIIDHETGTRDLRRLSGLARFMPITATLAMVAAAAMAGVPLLNGFLSKEMFLAEALEAHSGTILDAALPILATLASAFSVFYSIRFIHQAFFGPPPVDLPHSPHEAPHWMRFPIEILVLACLLVGILPGLTIGPLLAHAVGAVLGEHAPAYSLAVWHGFNPPLLMSLIALVGGALAYGRYGARLNAVERSPLIGRLKARRTFEAALAAIIEWARALQDLLGTTKLQVQLRLLIGTAVLVGTLPFLFLGYRPGSQPVALIDPVFALLWIIGCLCAVGAAWQAKFHRLVALSLIGGAGLATCISFIWLSAPDLGLTQLLVEIITLVLLLLGLRWLPLRQPDIWPEARTPWSVHLRRSRDLLLAVSGGIGMAALSYAMMTRPSAPSISRFFVENAYPGGGGANVVNVILVDFRGFDTLGEITVLAIVALTVFTLLRRFRPAPESVELPHQQQRQNDFDRDDEERSHGDTLAHYLLVPRIIMQWLFPVILTFAIYLLMRGHDLPGGGFAGGVTASIAILLLYMAGGTRWVEAHLDIRPLRWISFGLLLAVGTGIAAWIGGHPFLTSHFGYLSIPLIGDIPIASALLFDIGVFAVVVGTTVLILIALAHQSIRSPLKRKVVAGTQPSPAEGTA from the coding sequence ATGAATGACCCGCGCTACCTTTTGGCGGTGGTGAGCCTTCCCTTTCTCGGCAGCATCATTGCGGCCGCCCTGCCGCAGGCGGGGCGGAACTGGGCTTCGGCCCTCGCCGGCACAATCGCCCTCGCCGGAGTCGGGCTGCTTGCCACCTTTTATCCCGCTATTGCGGGAGGCGAGATCGTGCGTCTCGAAGCCGCCTGGCTTCCTTCGCTCGGCCTCCAATTCACGTTGCGGCTCGACGGTTTTACGTGGCTTTTCGCCTTGCTCGTACTCAGCATGGGCGCGCTGGTGATCCTCTATGCCCGTTACTACATGTCGCCGAAGGATCCCGTTCCGCGCTTCTTCGCCTTTCTCCAGGCTTTCATGGGCGCGATGCTCGGCATCGTCCTCTCGGGCAATCTGATCCAGCTGGCTTTTTTCTGGGAGCTGACCAGCCTCTTTTCCTTCTTGCTCATTGGATATTGGCATCACAATCAGGCCGCTCGCGATGGCGCTCGAATGGCCCTGATCGTGACCAGCCTCGGCGGTGTCTGCATGCTCATCGGTTTCCTGCTGCTCGGCCGGATCACGGGCAGCTATGACGTCGACACCGTGCTTGCGGCGGGATCGACCATCCGGGCGCACGGCGCCTATCTGCCGGTGCTGATCCTTATTCTGCTCGGGGCGTTCACGAAGAGCGCGCAGGTTCCGTTCCACTTCTGGCTGCCGCACGCGATGGCCGCACCGACGCCGGTCTCGGCCTATCTTCACTCGGCGACGATGGTGAAAGCGGGCATTTTTCTTCTCATCCTCCTGTGGCCCGTTCTTTCGGGAACCGAAAGCTGGTATCTGATCGTCACGACGGCAGGCCTTGCAACCTTGCTCGTGGGGGCATGGTCCGCGATCTTTCAGCAGGACCTCAAAGGCCTCCTCGCCTATTCGACGATCAGCCATCTCGGGCTCATCACCCTTCTACTGGGATTGGGCAGTCCGCTCGCCGCGGTCGCTGCCATTTTCCACACGCTCAACCATGCGACCTTCAAGGCTTCGCTCTTCATGGCAGCCGGCATCATCGACCATGAAACCGGGACACGCGACCTCAGGCGCCTCAGCGGTCTCGCCCGCTTCATGCCGATCACGGCCACGCTCGCGATGGTCGCCGCAGCTGCCATGGCGGGTGTCCCGCTGCTCAACGGATTCCTGTCGAAGGAAATGTTCCTCGCCGAAGCTCTCGAGGCGCACAGCGGGACGATACTCGATGCCGCCCTTCCCATTTTGGCTACCCTCGCAAGCGCGTTCAGCGTCTTTTATTCGATCCGCTTCATTCACCAGGCATTCTTCGGGCCGCCGCCCGTGGACCTTCCCCATTCCCCCCACGAGGCGCCCCACTGGATGCGCTTTCCGATCGAGATACTCGTGCTTGCCTGCCTGCTCGTGGGCATCCTGCCAGGCCTCACGATCGGGCCCCTCCTCGCACACGCGGTTGGTGCCGTCTTGGGCGAACACGCGCCGGCCTATAGCCTCGCGGTCTGGCACGGGTTCAACCCGCCGCTGCTCATGAGTCTCATCGCCCTGGTCGGGGGAGCGCTTGCTTATGGGCGCTACGGCGCGCGCCTTAATGCTGTGGAGCGCTCCCCCCTAATCGGCCGACTGAAAGCCCGGCGCACCTTCGAAGCGGCGCTGGCGGCCATCATCGAGTGGGCACGCGCGCTTCAGGATTTGCTCGGCACGACAAAATTGCAGGTCCAGTTGCGCCTTCTGATCGGAACGGCCGTTCTTGTCGGAACCTTGCCGTTTCTTTTCCTCGGCTACCGCCCGGGCTCGCAACCGGTGGCCCTGATCGATCCGGTTTTTGCCCTGCTGTGGATCATCGGCTGCCTCTGCGCCGTCGGCGCAGCATGGCAAGCGAAATTCCACCGTCTCGTCGCGCTGTCGCTGATCGGCGGGGCGGGCCTCGCCACCTGCATCAGCTTCATCTGGCTTTCCGCGCCCGACCTTGGTCTTACGCAATTGCTTGTGGAGATCATCACCCTCGTGCTCCTCTTGCTCGGTCTTCGATGGCTGCCGCTACGCCAGCCCGATATCTGGCCCGAGGCGCGCACCCCCTGGAGCGTACATCTGCGCCGCAGCCGCGACCTGCTGCTCGCGGTCTCGGGCGGCATCGGAATGGCTGCACTCTCCTATGCGATGATGACGCGGCCGAGCGCCCCGAGCATTTCGCGCTTTTTTGTCGAGAACGCGTACCCGGGCGGCGGCGGAGCCAATGTGGTCAACGTCATTCTCGTGGATTTTCGCGGCTTCGACACGCTTGGCGAAATCACCGTGCTCGCCATTGTCGCGCTCACGGTGTTCACACTTCTCAGGCGTTTCAGGCCGGCGCCGGAGAGCGTCGAGCTGCCGCATCAGCAGCAGCGCCAGAACGACTTCGACCGCGACGATGAGGAGCGCTCGCATGGCGACACGCTTGCGCACTACCTCCTCGTTCCGAGAATCATCATGCAGTGGCTGTTCCCCGTGATCCTGACCTTTGCCATCTACCTGCTGATGCGCGGGCACGACCTGCCGGGCGGCGGCTTTGCAGGCGGGGTGACCGCCTCGATCGCCATTCTCCTCCTCTATATGGCAGGCGGGACGCGATGGGTCGAAGCCCACCTCGACATCCGCCCGCTTCGCTGGATCAGCTTCGGCTTGCTGCTCGCGGTCGGAACCGGCATCGCGGCATGGATCGGCGGCCACCCCTTCCTCACCAGCCATTTCGGCTACCTCAGCATCCCACTGATCGGCGACATCCCGATCGCCAGCGCTCTGCTTTTCGACATCGGCGTTTTCGCCGTCGTCGTCGGCACGACCGTCCTGATCCTGATCGCGCTCGCGCACCAGTCGATCCGGTCTCCCCTCAAGAGGAAGGTCGTGGCCGGGACGCAGCCCTCACCTGCGGAAGGGACGGCCTGA
- a CDS encoding Na+/H+ antiporter subunit C produces MEVVLSLAIGILTASGLWLLFRPRTFQVILGLSLLSYAVNLFIIAAGRLRTDAPPIVGKGTADPAAYADPVPQALVLTAIVISFATTALLLVVLMASRGLTGTDHVDGEDGEA; encoded by the coding sequence ATGGAAGTCGTCCTCTCGCTTGCCATCGGCATCCTCACCGCGTCGGGGCTCTGGCTCTTGTTCCGCCCGCGCACCTTCCAGGTGATCCTCGGACTCTCCCTGCTCTCCTATGCCGTCAATCTCTTCATAATAGCGGCTGGACGCCTGCGCACCGACGCCCCGCCGATCGTGGGCAAAGGCACAGCGGATCCCGCGGCCTATGCCGATCCCGTGCCCCAGGCGCTGGTGCTGACCGCGATCGTCATCTCGTTCGCCACAACCGCGCTGCTTCTCGTCGTGCTGATGGCCTCGCGCGGTTTGACGGGCACTGACCATGTCGATGGGGAGGATGGGGAGGCGTGA
- a CDS encoding monovalent cation/H+ antiporter subunit D, whose translation MTGWLAHLVVVPILLPLVASALMLSMDERRRTAKRVLSLGVSALLVGVAALLLWSVRESGPVAYRIGDWPSPFAITLVADRLSTMMLLLTSILGFTSLFYATARWDRSGPRFHALFLLLLMGINGAFLTGDIFNLFVFFEVLLAASYGLILHGSGTERTSASLHYIAINIAASLLFLVGVALLYSVNGTLNMADLAVSLSSAAEENLALLEAGAAILGVAFLVKAGIWPLCFWLPRTYAAASPPVAAVFAIMTKVGIYIILRLSFLLFGKDSGGAAGFANDALLYAGLATMVFGIVGILAARHLTRIAGHYVLVSSGILLSAIGIGGEALTAALLFYLVSSTLAVSALYLLIEPVERHADEADIIEGISEPVFDDEYVGAIEEEETEEGVVIPGTIAILGGGFIFCALLLAGLPPLSGFIAKFALIDALFRHVTIALSHWALIALIILSGLATTIAMTRAGIDRLWTPGEDSPARLSLVEVTPIGLLLTVCLTLMLAAGPVMDFMQATAGALHDPGSYIEAAGPAIEGGGVR comes from the coding sequence GTGACGGGCTGGCTTGCACATCTGGTCGTCGTCCCCATCCTGCTACCGCTGGTGGCGAGCGCGCTCATGCTCTCGATGGACGAACGCCGCCGAACCGCCAAACGGGTCTTGAGCCTCGGTGTCTCCGCACTTTTGGTCGGGGTTGCCGCCCTTCTTTTATGGTCTGTGCGCGAAAGCGGACCTGTGGCCTACCGGATCGGTGATTGGCCGTCCCCTTTCGCGATCACGCTGGTCGCGGATCGCCTGTCGACGATGATGTTGCTGCTGACCAGCATCCTCGGCTTCACATCCCTCTTCTATGCCACCGCGCGCTGGGATCGATCGGGGCCGCGCTTCCACGCGCTGTTCCTGTTGCTCCTGATGGGAATCAACGGCGCGTTCCTCACCGGCGACATCTTCAATCTTTTCGTCTTTTTCGAAGTCCTGCTCGCTGCCTCCTATGGTCTCATCCTGCATGGATCGGGCACCGAGCGGACCAGCGCCAGTCTCCATTATATCGCGATCAACATCGCCGCCTCGCTGCTGTTCCTCGTTGGCGTTGCGCTCCTTTATTCGGTCAACGGTACCCTCAACATGGCTGACCTTGCGGTCAGCCTCAGTTCGGCGGCCGAGGAGAATCTGGCCCTGTTGGAAGCTGGCGCCGCGATCCTCGGCGTGGCCTTTCTCGTCAAAGCGGGCATCTGGCCGCTCTGCTTCTGGCTGCCGCGGACCTATGCGGCCGCCTCGCCTCCGGTCGCCGCCGTGTTCGCCATCATGACCAAGGTTGGCATCTACATCATCCTGCGCCTGTCCTTCCTGCTCTTCGGGAAGGATTCGGGAGGCGCTGCAGGCTTTGCAAACGACGCACTGCTCTACGCAGGGCTCGCGACCATGGTATTCGGCATCGTCGGCATCCTCGCCGCGCGTCACTTGACCCGCATTGCGGGCCATTATGTTCTCGTGTCGTCGGGCATCCTGCTATCCGCGATCGGTATTGGCGGCGAAGCGCTTACAGCCGCGCTGCTCTTCTATCTCGTCAGTTCGACGCTCGCGGTCAGCGCACTCTACCTCCTTATCGAACCGGTGGAGCGCCACGCCGACGAAGCGGATATAATCGAGGGCATCTCCGAGCCCGTCTTCGACGACGAATATGTCGGTGCCATCGAGGAGGAGGAAACCGAAGAGGGCGTCGTCATACCAGGAACGATCGCGATTTTGGGTGGCGGGTTCATTTTCTGCGCCTTGCTTCTTGCCGGGCTCCCCCCCTTGTCGGGGTTCATCGCCAAATTCGCGCTCATCGATGCCCTGTTCCGTCATGTCACCATCGCTCTTTCGCATTGGGCATTGATTGCCCTCATCATCCTGTCAGGACTGGCGACGACGATTGCCATGACGCGTGCCGGGATTGATCGCCTCTGGACGCCCGGCGAGGATTCGCCGGCACGCCTCAGTCTTGTCGAGGTGACGCCGATCGGTCTCCTTCTCACAGTGTGCCTGACGTTGATGCTCGCGGCCGGCCCCGTCATGGATTTCATGCAGGCTACCGCCGGCGCGCTTCATGACCCCGGCAGCTATATCGAGGCAGCGGGACCTGCCATAGAGGGGGGCGGCGTAAGATGA
- a CDS encoding Na+/H+ antiporter subunit E: protein MSRLFPYPVLTLALFVMWILLTGFSPGHVLLGGLVAAFVSRTMLSLKPEPTGFRPTSAVFRLAGLVLADIVRSNFAVARIILFKPPERHSGFLHLPVELRNPYALAVLAIIITATPGTLWVQHDARRHVILIHVLDLIDEETWIRFIKDRYERLLLEIFE, encoded by the coding sequence ATGAGCCGTCTCTTTCCATATCCTGTGCTGACCCTGGCGCTCTTTGTCATGTGGATCCTGCTCACCGGCTTTTCGCCGGGCCATGTGCTCCTCGGCGGCCTGGTCGCGGCGTTCGTCTCGCGCACGATGCTCTCGCTCAAGCCCGAACCCACCGGTTTTCGGCCGACTTCGGCGGTCTTCCGTCTTGCAGGCCTGGTCCTGGCGGACATCGTGCGGTCCAACTTTGCAGTTGCCCGGATCATATTGTTCAAGCCCCCCGAGCGCCACTCGGGCTTTCTTCACCTGCCGGTGGAACTTCGCAATCCTTATGCGCTTGCCGTACTGGCGATCATCATCACGGCGACACCCGGCACGCTGTGGGTACAGCATGACGCGCGGCGGCACGTCATTCTCATCCATGTTCTTGATCTGATCGACGAGGAGACATGGATAAGGTTCATCAAGGATCGTTACGAGCGGCTGCTTCTGGAGATTTTCGAATGA
- a CDS encoding K+/H+ antiporter subunit F has translation MSTLFLALVITASQILLGLSMLCATYRMARGPRAQDRVLGLDALYLGAMLLLVTYGIQTGRSLYFEAALAIGLLGFAGTVALAKFLMRGEVIE, from the coding sequence ATGAGCACGCTGTTTCTCGCGCTTGTCATCACCGCCTCGCAGATCCTCCTAGGTCTTTCGATGCTGTGCGCCACCTATCGCATGGCGCGCGGACCGCGAGCACAAGACCGTGTGCTCGGCCTCGACGCGCTTTATCTGGGGGCGATGCTGCTTCTCGTTACCTACGGGATCCAGACCGGGAGAAGCCTTTATTTCGAAGCCGCGCTGGCCATTGGCCTCTTGGGATTTGCAGGGACGGTCGCGCTCGCCAAGTTTCTGATGCGGGGAGAAGTGATCGAATGA
- the mnhG gene encoding monovalent cation/H(+) antiporter subunit G, with translation MIQGPDLPTWAAVIVGLLLLTGAATTLIGTLGLLQLKSFYERVHAPTLGTTLGAALILAASMISFSVLQSRPIIHEILIGVFVTLTTPVTLMLLARAAIYRDRSEGASRVPVDGSSRAPRE, from the coding sequence ATGATTCAGGGACCGGACCTTCCGACCTGGGCAGCGGTGATCGTTGGGCTCCTCCTGCTGACAGGAGCTGCGACGACACTCATCGGAACCTTGGGCTTGCTGCAGCTGAAGAGCTTTTACGAACGAGTGCACGCTCCGACACTCGGAACCACGCTCGGCGCCGCCCTCATCCTCGCCGCATCGATGATCAGTTTCTCGGTCCTCCAATCGCGCCCGATCATTCATGAAATCCTGATCGGTGTCTTCGTCACGCTGACAACGCCTGTGACGCTCATGCTTCTGGCACGAGCCGCGATCTACCGCGATCGAAGCGAGGGAGCCTCGCGCGTCCCGGTGGACGGATCAAGCAGGGCGCCCCGCGAGTAA
- a CDS encoding transposase, with translation MRCSNCARSNRNAARHQIGIHARDRRNPQAQTISVLKEAQTGATTADSARPNGVSNATIHNWKPKIGR, from the coding sequence ATCAGGTGCTCCAACTGCGCGCGATCAAATCGGAACGCTGCGCGGCATCAGATCGGAATACATGCGCGCGATCGTCGGAATCCGCAAGCGCAGACCATCAGCGTGCTGAAGGAGGCCCAGACGGGCGCGACGACCGCCGATTCGGCCCGGCCGAATGGGGTGTCGAACGCGACGATTCATAACTGGAAGCCGAAAATAGGTCGTTAA
- the istB gene encoding IS21-like element helper ATPase IstB codes for MLKHPTLDQLNQLGLSGMAHAFCELEHNGDATSLSHAEWLGLLLDHEATYRNDRRLALRLRHAKLRHHAVPEDVDYRAQRGLDRRLFERLLRGDWITAHENCAIIGPAGVGKSWLACAMGHKACRDNRSVLYTRLPRLIDDLSLAKGDGRIASRMKSLARVDLLILDDWGLQPLDGNARHHLLEILEDRYGRRSTLVTSQLPVASWFDLIGDPTYADAILDRLVHNAHRLELTGESMRRQLAVAAA; via the coding sequence ATGCTCAAACATCCGACACTTGATCAGCTGAACCAACTCGGCCTTTCCGGCATGGCGCACGCGTTTTGCGAGCTCGAACATAATGGCGATGCGACGAGCCTCAGCCATGCCGAATGGCTCGGGCTGCTACTCGATCATGAAGCAACATACCGCAACGATCGGCGTCTCGCCCTTCGCCTGCGCCACGCGAAGCTGCGCCATCATGCTGTTCCCGAAGACGTCGATTACCGTGCGCAGCGCGGGCTCGATCGCCGGCTGTTCGAGAGGCTGCTCAGGGGCGACTGGATCACCGCCCACGAGAACTGCGCCATCATCGGGCCTGCAGGCGTCGGCAAAAGCTGGCTCGCCTGCGCCATGGGCCACAAGGCGTGCCGCGACAATCGCTCCGTGCTCTACACCCGGCTGCCCCGCCTGATCGACGACCTGTCGCTCGCCAAAGGCGATGGCCGGATCGCCAGCCGCATGAAGAGCCTCGCCCGCGTCGACCTGCTCATCCTCGACGACTGGGGCCTGCAACCGCTCGACGGCAATGCCCGCCACCATCTGCTCGAGATCCTCGAAGACCGATACGGCCGCCGGTCAACGCTCGTGACCAGTCAGCTCCCGGTGGCCAGCTGGTTCGACCTGATCGGCGATCCAACCTACGCCGACGCCATCCTGGACCGCCTCGTTCACAACGCTCACCGCCTCGAACTCACCGGAGAATCCATGCGCAGGCAACTCGCCGTCGCAGCAGCTTGA
- the istA gene encoding IS21 family transposase, with protein sequence MRHVREILRLSLAGLSTRVVSERVGVSPTTVRDTLKRFARSGLAWPVPEAMTDADLEARLYGVCGVKPGRRKQPEPDWSVVARELKRKHVTLQILWEEYIAANPDGYRYSGWCDLFRRWEGRLPLVMRQAHAGGEKMFVDYAGDKVPVVVNRRTGEERAAHLFVAVLGGSSLSFACASWSEQFADWIEAHNAAFAFFGGVPQLLVPDNAKVAVIKACHFDPMVNRGYTDMARHYGTAVLPARPRKPRDKAKVEACVRIVERWLLGRLRNRIFYSLAEVNAAIAECLAELNDKRVLRQFGKTRRELFEEIDAPNLKPLPAEPWVCAQWKRCRVGLDYHIAIERHHYSVPYRFARREVDVRVTARTVEIFLGGERIAVHMRASGNGRHTTVADHMPSSHRRYGELTPAKIREEAARIGPMLSLLIEKIIEDRPHPEQGYRSCVGIIGLARRFGPERLEAAALRALEIQARNYPSVKSILEKGLDQVPVRQSPERAPILHTNIRGSGYYH encoded by the coding sequence ATGCGCCATGTGCGCGAGATTTTGCGTCTGAGCCTGGCAGGGCTGTCGACGCGGGTAGTCAGTGAGCGGGTCGGGGTTAGTCCGACGACGGTTCGCGATACGTTGAAGCGGTTCGCGCGCTCGGGGCTGGCATGGCCGGTTCCGGAAGCGATGACCGACGCGGATCTTGAGGCGCGGCTCTATGGCGTCTGCGGTGTGAAGCCTGGTCGGCGCAAGCAGCCGGAGCCGGACTGGTCTGTGGTGGCGCGCGAGCTGAAGCGCAAGCACGTGACGCTGCAGATTCTGTGGGAGGAGTATATCGCGGCGAACCCGGACGGTTACCGGTACAGCGGGTGGTGCGATCTGTTCCGGCGCTGGGAGGGCCGGTTGCCGCTTGTGATGCGGCAAGCCCATGCGGGCGGCGAAAAGATGTTCGTCGATTATGCAGGAGACAAGGTGCCGGTGGTGGTGAACCGCCGAACCGGCGAGGAGCGTGCGGCCCATTTGTTCGTCGCGGTGCTCGGCGGTTCGAGCCTGTCCTTTGCCTGCGCCTCATGGAGCGAGCAGTTTGCCGACTGGATCGAGGCGCACAATGCCGCCTTCGCTTTCTTCGGCGGCGTGCCGCAACTGCTGGTCCCCGACAATGCGAAAGTCGCGGTGATCAAGGCCTGTCACTTCGATCCGATGGTCAACCGTGGCTATACCGATATGGCACGCCATTACGGCACGGCGGTGCTCCCGGCGCGGCCGAGAAAACCGCGGGATAAGGCGAAAGTGGAGGCCTGCGTCAGGATCGTCGAACGCTGGCTTCTGGGCCGGCTGCGCAACCGGATTTTCTACAGTCTGGCCGAGGTGAATGCGGCGATCGCCGAATGCCTGGCTGAGCTCAACGACAAGCGGGTACTGCGCCAGTTCGGCAAGACACGCCGGGAGCTGTTCGAGGAAATCGATGCGCCGAACCTGAAGCCGCTCCCGGCCGAGCCATGGGTCTGTGCGCAATGGAAGCGCTGCCGGGTCGGGCTCGATTATCACATTGCCATCGAGCGCCATCATTACTCGGTGCCGTATCGCTTCGCGCGGCGCGAGGTCGACGTCCGCGTCACCGCGCGCACGGTCGAGATCTTCCTCGGTGGCGAGCGCATCGCCGTCCATATGCGCGCTTCGGGCAACGGGCGGCATACGACGGTTGCCGACCACATGCCCTCGAGCCACCGGCGATACGGCGAGTTGACGCCGGCGAAAATCCGCGAGGAGGCGGCGCGGATCGGGCCGATGCTGTCGCTTCTGATCGAGAAGATCATCGAGGATCGCCCGCACCCCGAGCAGGGCTATCGCTCGTGCGTCGGGATTATTGGCCTTGCCCGGCGCTTCGGGCCTGAGCGCCTCGAGGCGGCCGCGCTGCGCGCGCTGGAGATCCAGGCGCGCAATTATCCTTCGGTCAAATCGATCCTCGAAAAGGGGCTCGACCAGGTTCCCGTGCGCCAGTCCCCGGAGCGCGCGCCGATCCTGCACACCAACATCCGGGGCTCTGGCTATTACCACTGA
- a CDS encoding HpcH/HpaI aldolase family protein, giving the protein MPSPVAIEAYSRLGWDSITIDMQHGWWGYSEAVTALAVLQGVSVASFVRVPTNEPGVVGRMLDAGADGIICPMINSAEDARRLVRHALYPPLGERSCGPVRGAPFPPTSANPQGEANQHIVLLPQIETRDAVDNAEAIMDTPGISGIYVGPSDLGLSMGLPAILDRTEAEILRTYENIVAAAKARGQIAGIHNHSVDYAGQMKELGFNFLTVGSDFGHMLTNGLTDIRRFGAAPGPVAHSAY; this is encoded by the coding sequence ATGCCATCGCCCGTAGCGATCGAGGCCTATTCCAGGCTCGGCTGGGACAGCATCACCATCGACATGCAACATGGCTGGTGGGGCTATTCCGAGGCCGTGACCGCGCTCGCCGTCTTGCAGGGAGTGTCGGTCGCCTCCTTCGTACGCGTTCCCACAAATGAGCCGGGAGTGGTCGGGCGCATGCTCGATGCGGGTGCCGACGGCATCATTTGCCCCATGATCAACTCGGCCGAGGATGCCAGGCGTCTGGTGCGCCATGCTCTATATCCGCCCTTAGGCGAGCGGTCATGCGGCCCGGTTCGGGGAGCGCCGTTCCCGCCGACCAGCGCCAATCCGCAAGGCGAAGCGAACCAGCACATTGTTCTCCTCCCGCAGATCGAAACGCGCGATGCGGTCGACAACGCAGAAGCGATAATGGATACGCCGGGAATAAGCGGCATCTATGTTGGCCCAAGTGATCTTGGACTGTCGATGGGACTGCCCGCGATCCTCGATCGGACCGAAGCAGAAATACTTCGGACTTATGAGAACATCGTGGCAGCGGCTAAGGCGCGGGGCCAGATCGCCGGCATCCACAACCACAGCGTCGACTATGCCGGGCAGATGAAGGAACTCGGCTTTAATTTTCTAACAGTCGGAAGCGACTTTGGGCATATGCTGACCAACGGCCTGACGGATATCCGTCGGTTCGGCGCAGCCCCCGGGCCGGTGGCGCATTCAGCCTACTGA